Proteins co-encoded in one Sporichthyaceae bacterium genomic window:
- a CDS encoding M4 family metallopeptidase gives MEFRTRSACAGLALAALAAAGAAAPDAGATAAAPAGRAAVVAGALSALRQHASALGFATDGSGPQGLGRDYRVAALDVMADRDGSTHVRMERTFRGMPVLGGDFVVHRGRDGRWLGVSASLRRPLELLSTVPAVGATAAAARALTARSTQMGSPRLVIDTRHGVPTLAWDVETVGTQSDATPSHRHTYVDTRTGAVRFFDEAVETVAGTGHSYYDGDVPLQTATVERSYALRDMTRGGGRTVDAGNATDSCLPIGFCDPATTELFTNASNDWGDSTLTNRQTVAVDAQYGSDMTWDFYKNVLGRSGVNDDGVGVESRVHYGTGYANAFWSDDCFCMTYGDGDGTKLGPLVSLDVTGHEITHGVTARTAKLAPDGESGGLNESTSDILGTMIEFYAHNPADPGDYLIGAQDFIDRSGRRQAIRYLDRPSRDKLSPDCWYPQLGQLDPHLAAGIGNHFFYLLAEGSGRRRINGISYDSPTCDGRKVVGIGRDDAAAIWYRALTHYFTSATDYPAARQAVIAAATDLHGARSAQVRAIEAAWDAVGVNSQSVSGGDA, from the coding sequence GGCACCGGACGCGGGGGCCACCGCGGCGGCGCCGGCCGGCCGGGCCGCCGTCGTCGCCGGCGCCCTGTCGGCGCTGCGGCAGCACGCGAGCGCGCTGGGCTTCGCCACCGATGGCTCCGGGCCGCAGGGGCTCGGCCGGGACTACCGGGTCGCCGCGCTCGACGTAATGGCCGACCGGGACGGGTCGACCCATGTGCGAATGGAACGCACATTCCGCGGAATGCCCGTCCTGGGTGGCGATTTCGTCGTCCACCGCGGGCGCGACGGGCGGTGGCTCGGCGTCAGCGCGAGCCTGCGCCGACCGTTGGAGTTGTTGTCGACGGTTCCGGCGGTCGGCGCCACAGCGGCCGCGGCGCGGGCGCTCACGGCGCGGTCGACCCAGATGGGCTCACCCCGACTGGTCATCGACACCCGGCACGGCGTGCCCACGTTGGCCTGGGACGTCGAGACTGTCGGCACCCAGTCGGACGCCACACCGAGTCATCGGCACACCTACGTCGACACGCGGACCGGTGCGGTGCGCTTCTTCGACGAGGCGGTCGAGACGGTGGCCGGCACCGGGCACTCGTACTACGACGGCGACGTGCCGTTGCAGACCGCGACGGTCGAACGTTCCTACGCGCTGCGCGACATGACCCGGGGTGGCGGGCGCACGGTCGACGCGGGCAACGCCACGGACTCCTGCCTGCCGATCGGGTTCTGCGACCCGGCGACCACCGAGTTGTTCACGAATGCGTCGAACGACTGGGGCGACAGCACTCTGACGAACCGTCAGACAGTTGCGGTCGACGCTCAGTACGGCTCGGACATGACCTGGGACTTCTACAAGAACGTCCTGGGCCGGTCCGGGGTCAACGACGACGGGGTCGGCGTGGAGTCGCGGGTGCATTACGGGACCGGCTACGCGAACGCCTTCTGGAGCGACGACTGTTTCTGCATGACCTACGGCGACGGCGACGGCACCAAGCTCGGGCCGCTGGTGTCACTGGACGTCACCGGGCACGAGATCACCCACGGGGTCACCGCGCGGACCGCGAAACTGGCACCTGACGGGGAGTCAGGCGGACTGAACGAGTCGACCAGCGACATCCTCGGCACGATGATCGAGTTCTATGCGCACAACCCGGCCGACCCGGGCGACTACCTGATCGGCGCGCAGGACTTCATCGACCGGAGCGGGCGCAGGCAGGCGATCCGGTACCTGGACCGGCCCAGCCGCGACAAGCTCTCCCCGGACTGCTGGTACCCGCAGCTGGGCCAACTCGATCCGCACCTGGCAGCCGGGATCGGCAATCACTTCTTCTACCTGCTGGCGGAGGGCAGCGGGCGCAGACGGATCAACGGGATCAGCTACGACAGCCCGACCTGCGACGGCCGCAAGGTGGTCGGCATCGGACGCGACGACGCCGCCGCGATCTGGTACCGGGCGTTGACCCACTACTTCACCTCGGCCACCGACTACCCCGCCGCGCGCCAAGCGGTGATCGCCGCCGCGACCGACCTGCACGGGGCGCGGTCGGCGCAGGTGCGGGCGATCGAGGCCGCGTGGGACGCGGTCGGGGTCAACTCCCAGTCGGTCAGCGGCGGCGACGCTTGA
- a CDS encoding xanthine dehydrogenase family protein molybdopterin-binding subunit gives MTATADTPAKSDTVLGQPMRRKEDAHLITGRTRWTDNIQLPGMLHVAYLRSPIAHARITVDTSAAKSYPGVVGVWSAADFGASQAIIPEAWHCHPDMKKPVTTPLATDKVHFVGEPIAVVVAETRYQASDALEAISVEYDALPAVIDLESAFDNTTLVNEDIGTNQCYALVSPAESYEAAKAKADVVIKRRFRQQRLAPAYMEPRSVVVQPTMDDFTIWSATQIPHVLRVVLSLLTGISESKLRVVAPDVGGGFGGKIGVHTEEIITLLLAKQLNRPLKWTESRSENFQAAHHGRDQIQDIEFAAKSDGTLLGMKVELMADLGAQLKLFTAVVPLFGSGIFNAIYKLEGYQFNCRTAFTNKTPTDAYRGAGRPEATFGAERMMDELAAELGMDPIEVRRKNWIKHEEFPFTTISGMYYDSGNYEAATDKALALFGYEELRAEQKRRREAGDKVQLGIGISTFTEACGLAPSRAMGQLGVSAGGWERAEVRVTITGKIQVISGASPHGQGHWTSWSQLVSDKLGIPFEDIELLAGDTATGPQGMDTYGSRSLVVGGSAIVKACDKVIAKARRVAAHTLECDPDDLDFNAGTFSVKGSPDSKLTIQECAFATHLAHNIPDDMEPSLNSTFTFDPVNLSFPHGTHLCAIEVDTETGFSKIRKYVCVDDVGTVVNPMIVEGQIHGGLAQGIAQALYEEVIFDDAGNQTTGTFVDYLVPSAMDLPSFTTDRTETPSNDNPIGAKGVGEAGCIASTPAVVNAIVDAVRHFGINDIQMPCTPERVWRAVHEAKKAHPHGSVIGGGAK, from the coding sequence ATGACAGCGACGGCGGACACCCCGGCCAAGTCGGACACCGTCCTCGGGCAGCCCATGCGGCGCAAGGAGGACGCGCACCTCATCACCGGTCGCACCCGCTGGACCGACAACATCCAACTGCCCGGCATGCTCCACGTGGCCTACCTGCGCAGCCCGATCGCGCACGCCCGGATCACCGTCGACACCAGCGCCGCGAAGTCCTACCCCGGCGTCGTGGGCGTCTGGAGCGCGGCGGACTTCGGCGCTTCCCAGGCGATCATCCCGGAGGCTTGGCACTGCCACCCGGACATGAAGAAGCCGGTCACCACGCCGCTGGCCACCGACAAGGTTCACTTCGTCGGCGAGCCGATCGCGGTCGTCGTGGCCGAGACTCGCTACCAGGCCAGCGACGCCCTCGAGGCGATCTCGGTCGAGTACGACGCGCTGCCCGCGGTCATCGACCTCGAGTCGGCGTTCGACAACACGACGCTGGTCAACGAGGACATCGGCACCAACCAGTGCTACGCCCTGGTCTCGCCGGCGGAGTCCTACGAGGCGGCCAAGGCCAAGGCCGACGTGGTGATCAAGCGCCGCTTCCGGCAGCAGCGGCTCGCGCCGGCCTACATGGAGCCGCGGTCGGTCGTCGTGCAGCCGACGATGGACGACTTCACGATCTGGTCGGCCACGCAGATCCCGCACGTGCTGCGGGTCGTGCTCTCGCTGCTGACCGGGATCTCCGAGTCGAAGCTGCGAGTCGTCGCCCCGGACGTCGGCGGCGGCTTCGGCGGCAAGATCGGCGTGCACACCGAGGAGATCATCACCCTGCTGCTGGCCAAGCAGTTGAACCGGCCGCTGAAGTGGACCGAGTCCCGCTCGGAGAACTTCCAGGCCGCCCACCACGGCCGCGACCAGATCCAGGACATCGAGTTCGCGGCGAAGAGCGACGGCACGCTGCTCGGGATGAAGGTCGAACTGATGGCCGACCTCGGTGCCCAACTGAAGTTGTTCACCGCCGTTGTCCCGCTGTTCGGCTCCGGCATTTTCAACGCCATCTACAAGTTGGAGGGTTACCAGTTCAACTGCCGGACGGCCTTCACCAACAAGACCCCGACCGATGCCTACCGCGGCGCCGGCCGGCCGGAGGCGACCTTCGGCGCCGAGCGGATGATGGACGAACTGGCAGCTGAGCTGGGCATGGACCCGATCGAGGTCCGGCGCAAGAACTGGATCAAGCACGAGGAGTTCCCGTTCACCACGATCTCCGGGATGTACTACGACTCGGGGAACTACGAGGCGGCCACCGACAAGGCGCTGGCGCTCTTCGGGTACGAGGAACTGCGCGCTGAGCAGAAGCGCCGCCGCGAGGCCGGGGACAAGGTCCAACTCGGCATCGGCATCTCGACGTTCACCGAGGCCTGCGGCCTTGCGCCGAGCCGGGCCATGGGACAGCTCGGGGTCAGCGCCGGTGGTTGGGAGCGTGCCGAGGTCCGGGTCACCATCACCGGCAAGATCCAGGTGATCTCCGGGGCCAGCCCGCACGGCCAGGGCCATTGGACCTCGTGGTCGCAGCTGGTCTCGGACAAGCTCGGGATCCCGTTCGAGGACATCGAGTTGCTGGCCGGCGACACCGCGACCGGACCGCAGGGCATGGACACCTACGGCTCCCGTTCGCTGGTCGTCGGCGGCTCGGCGATCGTGAAGGCCTGCGACAAGGTGATCGCCAAGGCGCGCCGGGTCGCGGCGCACACCCTCGAGTGCGACCCGGACGACTTGGACTTCAACGCCGGTACGTTCAGCGTCAAGGGTTCCCCGGACTCCAAGCTCACGATCCAGGAGTGCGCGTTCGCGACCCATCTCGCGCACAACATCCCGGACGACATGGAGCCGAGCCTCAACAGCACCTTCACCTTCGACCCGGTCAACCTTTCCTTCCCGCACGGCACCCACCTGTGCGCGATCGAGGTCGACACCGAGACCGGCTTCTCGAAGATCCGCAAGTACGTCTGCGTCGACGACGTCGGCACCGTGGTGAACCCGATGATCGTCGAGGGCCAGATCCACGGCGGTCTGGCGCAGGGCATCGCCCAGGCGCTGTACGAGGAGGTCATATTCGACGACGCGGGCAACCAGACCACGGGCACCTTCGTGGACTACCTGGTGCCCTCGGCCATGGACCTGCCCAGCTTCACCACCGACCGCACCGAGACCCCGTCCAACGACAACCCCATCGGGGCCAAGGGCGTGGGTGAGGCCGGTTGCATCGCCTCCACGCCGGCAGTCGTGAACGCGATCGTCGACGCCGTGCGGCACTTCGGCATCAACGACATCCAGATGCCCTGCACCCCGGAGCGCGTCTGGCGCGCCGTCCACGAGGCCAAGAAGGCTCATCCCCACGGCAGTGTCATTGGAGGAGGGGCCAAGTGA
- a CDS encoding SRPBCC family protein, with the protein MQMEHEFTVPVSVEKAWDVLLDVERLAPCMPGAVLDEVRGDEFDGRVKVKVGPITVTYGGTASFVEKDVENRKLVIKANGKEAKGAGTAAATITAVLKGSGEETQVVVSTDLAITGRPAQFGRGVMVDVSNKLLGKFTDCLSEQISGGGAEAAPAATSPAPRATAGSNGSSAAPSKPVTRSEPEAIDLFDAAGAPVLKRLAPLAGLVVLVLLVLGIKRRRR; encoded by the coding sequence ATGCAGATGGAGCATGAGTTCACCGTCCCGGTATCGGTCGAGAAGGCGTGGGACGTTCTGCTCGATGTCGAGCGCCTCGCGCCGTGCATGCCCGGCGCGGTGCTCGACGAGGTGCGCGGCGACGAGTTCGACGGCCGGGTCAAGGTGAAGGTCGGCCCGATCACCGTCACGTACGGCGGCACGGCGTCGTTCGTCGAGAAGGACGTCGAGAACCGCAAGCTGGTCATCAAGGCCAACGGCAAGGAGGCCAAGGGCGCCGGCACCGCGGCCGCGACCATCACGGCCGTTCTCAAGGGCAGCGGCGAGGAGACCCAGGTGGTCGTCTCCACCGATCTGGCGATCACCGGTCGGCCCGCCCAGTTCGGTCGCGGCGTCATGGTGGACGTGAGCAACAAACTGCTGGGCAAGTTCACCGACTGCCTGTCCGAGCAGATCTCCGGCGGCGGCGCGGAAGCGGCCCCGGCGGCCACCTCGCCCGCTCCGCGCGCGACCGCCGGCAGCAACGGCTCATCCGCGGCCCCGAGCAAGCCGGTGACCCGTTCCGAGCCGGAGGCGATCGACCTGTTCGACGCCGCCGGTGCCCCGGTGCTCAAGCGACTCGCCCCGCTGGCCGGCTTGGTCGTCCTGGTCCTGCTGGTGCTCGGCATCAAGCGTCGCCGCCGCTGA
- a CDS encoding xanthine dehydrogenase family protein subunit M, with protein MIPSSFEYVKATSVAEAVSALAESDEAKLLAGGQSFIPILRLKLASPELIVDVSRVSELRGIREDGDALVIGSMTTHHEVMNDSLVKTHAPLLAAATATVADPQVRHRGTFGGALAHADPAGDLPGVALVHGATMTIVGPKGTRTVSAAEFFVDYLETVLEENELLTSIRLPKLSVGEAGAGWGVHYEKFNRVAQAWSIVGVAAAVRRDNGHIAEARIALTNMGSTHLRATAAEEALAGAEATAGAVHGASQLAAEGTSPTSDQNAAADYREELARVLTNRAVKAAAGI; from the coding sequence GTGATCCCGTCCAGCTTCGAGTACGTGAAGGCGACTTCGGTCGCCGAGGCAGTGTCGGCGCTGGCCGAGTCCGACGAGGCCAAACTGCTGGCCGGCGGCCAGAGCTTCATCCCGATCCTGCGGCTGAAGCTCGCCTCGCCGGAGCTGATCGTCGACGTCAGCCGGGTCTCCGAGCTTCGCGGCATCCGCGAGGACGGCGACGCCCTGGTGATCGGGTCGATGACCACCCACCACGAGGTCATGAACGACTCGCTGGTGAAGACCCACGCCCCGTTGCTGGCCGCGGCCACCGCCACGGTCGCCGACCCGCAGGTGCGGCACCGGGGCACCTTCGGTGGTGCCCTGGCGCACGCCGACCCGGCCGGCGACCTGCCCGGCGTGGCCCTGGTCCACGGCGCGACGATGACCATCGTCGGCCCGAAAGGCACCCGCACCGTGTCGGCCGCGGAGTTCTTCGTGGACTATCTGGAGACCGTCCTGGAGGAAAACGAGCTGCTCACCTCGATCCGACTTCCCAAATTGAGTGTCGGCGAAGCCGGCGCCGGCTGGGGCGTGCACTACGAGAAGTTCAACCGGGTCGCCCAGGCCTGGTCGATCGTCGGTGTGGCCGCCGCTGTCCGGCGGGACAACGGCCACATCGCCGAGGCCCGGATCGCCCTGACCAACATGGGGTCCACGCATCTGCGGGCGACCGCGGCCGAGGAAGCCCTGGCCGGGGCCGAGGCCACCGCCGGTGCTGTCCACGGGGCGTCGCAGTTGGCCGCGGAAGGCACCAGCCCCACCAGCGATCAGAACGCCGCGGCGGACTACCGTGAGGAGTTGGCCCGAGTGCTCACCAATCGCGCGGTCAAGGCTGCCGCAGGGATCTGA